The window CTACCGCGTGGCGGGGTTCAAATACCCGCCGCCGCTGGACGGCGCGAGCCTGGGCGAGGTCTTCTTCGACCGGCATCCCGAATGCCGCGGCGAGGACCGGGCGGGCAACCGCACGCCGCGCATGGCCTACAGCTATCCCGCGGTGCGGGAGTTTGTCATCTCGCTGCTGCGGGAGATCGTGGAGCGGCCCGTGGATGGCGTGTGCCTGCTGTTCAACCGGCGCATGCCGCTGGTGGAGTACGAGCCGCCGGTAGTGGAGGGCTTCCAGCAGGAATACGGACTCGACCCGCGCGAGCTGGCGGCGGACGACCCGCGCTGGCTGGCCTACCGCGCGCGCACGCTGACGGGCTTCATGCGCGAGGTGCGCGCGGCGATGAACGAGGCGGGCGCGGCGCGGGGGTCGCGCATCGACGTGGGCGCGGTGGTCGCAGCCACCGAGCAGGAGAACCTGCAGGACGGCATCGACCTGCGCGCGTGGCTAAACGAAGGCCTGATCGACACGCTGATCCCCTATAGCTCCGAGCCGGTCTACGACAGCCACCACCCGTCCTGGACGGACCCGTCGCAGCTGGCGTTTTTCGTGGACCTCGTGGATGGGACCGACTGCGTGCTGGCGCCGAATCTGATGCCGCGACACCAGTCGCCGGAAGACTTTCGCCGCCGGGCGTCGACGGTCTACGAGGCCGGCGCGGGGCACATGTTCTTCTGGGACGCCGCGGGCGGCTGCGGCCGGGCCAACCACCAGCCCATGTGGAGCGGCTTGAAACGCCTGGGCCACCAGGACGAGATAGCCGCCTGGCAAGCCGCCGGCGAGCCCGACCTGCCGCGCACCATCAAGCCCCTGCGCAAGTGGGACGGGTGGGACTTCGCCTACGAGACGCCGGGGTAAGACCGGAGCGCCGGAATTCTGGCCAGCGATGTCGCCGAGTCATCCCCGAAGCGCACACCTAACGGACTCGGAAGCCCTCCAAGTGCGCCACGGCTGACAAGCGCGTGTCACTGCTGACGAATTCGAGACTGGCGGTGTCTTCGGCCGCCGCGCTGAGCGCCGCGGCCAATTGCAGGGCATCGGCGCCACGCAGAGGGTGAATCCGAAGCAGGCGCAATGCCCGTCGCCGCACCTGCTCCAGCGGTCGGATCTCCAGCCACGCGGCGGCCAGCTGTTCAAGTCGCGTCAGCGCCTGGTGTAGGTCGTGCTGGTCGAGACCTCCCTCCCGTTGGAGGCGGTTTAGCGCCGACGCGCACTCGATCCAGCTGCCCCACCACGTCACGATGCGGGGGTCCTGTCGCAGCAGCGTCCGCCGCGCCGCGCTGGTCGGTTCTTCGACCAGGAGTGCAACCAGCGCGGACGAGTCCCAATACCTCAGCGACTCTCGTCCCGCTCCGTCGCGACTGTGCCGCTCGCGCTGAAACCCTCGCCAAGGCGCGGCGCGGGCTCGGCCAGGAAACGCTCGGCGTCAAATACGGCCCGCGGCGGGTCGGCAACCTGCCGCTGCACCAGCTCCTCCGCCGCCGCATCCAGCCCAATTCCCAACGCCTGGTACGGCTCAATCCGCGCCACGGGCGCCCCGTGGTGCGTAATGAGCACCGATTCCCCGCGGCGAACCTCGTTGAGGAGCACGCTGAGGCCGTTCTTGGCTTCGCTCACACTGGCGCGTTTCATCAAGCTAGTCTAGCCAGATTATTTCAACTAATCCAGCGCGAATCCTCGCCGCACGGCGAAGGTCGGACGTCTGAGACTCTTCACCCCGTTCGTCGTGAGCCTGTCGAGCCACGCCCCTCGACAAGCTCAGGGCCTGCCCCGTGCTTGATACGGGGGCGAACGGAGCGTAAGCAGTATTCGGCGTTTCCCGGAGTGCCGGCCGGCCGGCGGCCGCGAGGGTTTGATGGGCGGTGTGCCCAATCGCCTGCCCCTGAGATTCCTCGCTGCGCTCGGAATGACAGATACGGCGCTCGGAATGACGGACGCACTCGGGATGACGGAGGGGACCCGGGATCGGGGATTACCGCCAGGAGAGCTCCCGCCTTTCGGTGACGGTGGACTCGTCGATGTCGAGGCCGAGGCCTGGGGCGTTGGTGGGGGCGATGCGGCCGTTGATGGGTTGGGTCTTGTGCTGCAGGTGCAGCTGGCGGATGTCGTTCCACTTGATGAGGTATTCGACGTAGGGACAGAGGGTGGGCGGCAGCGCGGCGCTGATGTGGACGTTGACCGGCACGCTGGATCCGTGGAAGACGATCGGGACGTCGTAGACCGAGCAGATGGTGGCCATCTTCAT of the Chloroflexota bacterium genome contains:
- a CDS encoding type II toxin-antitoxin system VapC family toxin, coding for MRYWDSSALVALLVEEPTSAARRTLLRQDPRIVTWWGSWIECASALNRLQREGGLDQHDLHQALTRLEQLAAAWLEIRPLEQVRRRALRLLRIHPLRGADALQLAAALSAAAEDTASLEFVSSDTRLSAVAHLEGFRVR
- a CDS encoding type II toxin-antitoxin system prevent-host-death family antitoxin → MKRASVSEAKNGLSVLLNEVRRGESVLITHHGAPVARIEPYQALGIGLDAAAEELVQRQVADPPRAVFDAERFLAEPAPRLGEGFSASGTVATERDESR